From the Helianthus annuus cultivar XRQ/B chromosome 17, HanXRQr2.0-SUNRISE, whole genome shotgun sequence genome, the window CTGCTCAAGAGATCATGGATGCAAAAGCTTTAGCAGCTTCCAAGAGCCATAGTGAAGCCGAACGGCGACGTAGAGAGAGAATCAACAATCATCTTGCTAAACTCCGTAGCTTGCTCCCAAGCACCACCAAAGTAAGTATTATTTGTtgaaacattaaaaaataaaacaaatgatGGTTACACTCACCTTCATTGTTGTGTGTATATGCATGAAAAAAATCGGTTATTTGACCCAAAAGGTGGGTATCGTGTCACAGTAATATAGTTTGATCATATTAGAAAAGAAAACTCTAATTTTCTGGGATCACATTCGGAtttttctaggagaaatgctttccAAAACAAGTCATATATTCATTAGACTTATTATCGTGAATTTCTAAAATTTCCCAAAAAAAACAAGATGATACTATATATTAAACAACATTTCTTCGTAACATTTTTGTTGAATCAATAACCCGGCCAACATAATAAGTATTAGCTATACACTTAATAAATTATAACATGTATATGAAAGATATTCTTTACTGTGGTTATTTTATTAATAACTTCATCATGTTTTCTTTCAGTTTCCATTATTGTTATTTTATTAATAACTTCATCATGTTTTCTTTCAGTTTCCATTAATTATCTTTCTTTCACATTCATAGGCACACATAAATGACAAAGTGTGCATCATATGAGCATGCTGCATGCATATCAAGCATTTTAAGTTAGTGATTCAGTGGTTCATGTCAAATTTTTGGAATATTTTATATCATATAAAGCCACCTTTGATAAAGGGCATGGTTTAGtccaaggtttttttttttttttttttgaaatatatgcACAAGATTTAACGGTAGGAAATGGGTTTTTGAATCTCGTTGTTGACTCTTATACTCTTATAATTAAGACAATGTATAATGTACATTTATCCATTGATGTTTTTAGTTGTAAGATTATCATGTTATAAATCTACTTATTATGTAAATTGGTGTAGACGGACAAGGCTTCATTGTTAGCTGAAGTGATACAACATGTGAAGGAGCTCAAGCGTCAGACATCCATAATAGCAGAACAAAGTCCTGTCCCAACAGAGACTGATGAGTTAACCATTGACAACACATCTGACGAAGACGGCAATATAGTCATCCGAGCATCATTATGTTGTGAGGACCGATCCGATCTCTTACCGGACCTCATCAAAACCCTAAAAGCGCTTAGGCTAAGAACCCTAAAAGCCGAGATCACAACACTTGGCGGTCGCATGAAGAACGTCTTGTTCATCACCGGAGATCAAGATTCAAACAACAACGATAACACAAATTACTCGATAAACATGATCCAAGAAGCATTCAAAGCAGTGATGGAGAAGACAAATGGGGATCATGAGTCTTCTTCTGGAAGTGTTAAGAGACAAAGAACAAACAACATCAATGGTGTTGATCATCGTAGGACATGATCATATGTGTCTTTATAAAGAACTTCAGGAGTTGTGCCTTTAAGGATGTATGTTGTTTCTTATCCCTTGAGATATTGGGTTTTAAGTTATTTGTTTTCACTTTCTGTGTGTTCTTTCCGAGTCTTTTTATGTTTTATATGGAACTTTTGTTGGATTAAATGATATGACTGATGTGTTGCTTGAAGTTATTATGTCTATAGAGAAACGACAGCAAGTACTAACTGGTTGTCTCCTTATGCATTTCCTATTTCGCTTAtcacatattatatatttatgtatatgatgtatgtatgtatatatgggCCTTTTGGAGTTAACTCCCATTTTCATCTTTATGGTTTGATGAAAAATGATACTATAGTACAGAAAAAAATTTACGTCATTTTCGTCCTCAACATTTTTGAAACGTGTTATTTCAGTCCAAAAAGATAACGCGTAGTTAAAAATGTTGAGGACGGAACTAGCGCAAGCCGTTATCTTTTTGAATTGAAGTGGTACGTTTCAAAAATGTTGAGGACGGAACTGACGTAAATTTTTTTTGTAGACTGAAATGTAATTTTCCACCAAAACATAGGAATAAAAATGAGTTAACTCGGCCTTTTGCTTGATTCTTTTGCTTGATTAATTGATATGGTTGATGTGTTGTTTGGAGTTATTATGCTAATAGAGAAAGGACAGAAAGTACTATCAGGGTTGTGTCGTTATGCATTTCCTATTACCCTTAtcttattataaatatatattttagaaaTTTTTTTATAACATCCTAGCTAAACTTCAAGATGTGACACATTGATTTTAGGGAAGAGTATTTGTGCCAATTTGACCATACACGgttttgagagtaattaagtccATTCGGTGTGGGGTCGTCCAGGCCTGCCTGCCTGGCCCGGCGACACCACCCAACGCCATTTCCTTGGGGGCGGAGACGTCTTCAGCAGCAGGGAGGAGACGTTGATGCTGGGGCTccttctcacacacacatatacatacaacacacatatatatatatatatatatatatatatatatatatatattttatgtcCATCATTTATTTTCTTAGGTTCATCCCCTTTGCCCCATCCTCACATTCATCCTACGTGATGGAGCATCCTTTGAGCACTACCCTCCTCCCACACCGAGTAGCCTAATATACGCAAAGTCGAACAGTCGAACGCATTATGTAGTGAGTAAGATAAACTATTGTAATTGGGAAATTGTACTTGCATAATAAAAACCGATTGCGAGTCAAGAAAGTTAGCTAGACCCACCAATGTAATAGGGTAGATACCCCTTTATAATTTGTAATGCATAAAACTCATATATAACTCAAAGCTGAAAATTTAGGATGAATTACACGCGGTTGTAGCATGGTTAGATGCACCAGTTTAATCAGCAATGCATCAAACCCTTTAAAAACATCGTTTATACTAATTTTAGTAACTTCTTGGTGCATACATGCCCAATAAAAAATGTTTAGTTGttaattttaaaaaaatccaaacacACATGTAAAATTTTAATCTAAGATACATATAAATTAATTTTACGTCTCTCGTTTGCTAAGATCAAAATGTAATCAAATAAGTTAACGCCAAGCATCAAAGAAATCAAAGTATAAACTATAAATCAGTAGCGTCACTAGCGGTCCACGGTCGGATTGACAACCTGGCCATACACACAGAGAGCTTATTGTGACGAGAGACACTTTAAACTATTAGTAAAACATTGATATGTTGTTTTAATTAATTCGAATTTCAAAAAAGTAGGTTATGTAGCATTTTTCATACGCTTAAGAAAGTAACAAGGCCGGGTTTATATCAAATAAATGGGACTATATTTGGGAGAAACTAATATAAAACGACTAGAAGCAACTAACTGATTTTCATTTCCTTAAACATATCCTAGTTTCTTACATTGAAAATCACTATATTAGTTTCTCCATAACAGAACTTAGTTCCTGAAGAGGTATGGCCTTAAAAAGCCGCGTTAATCAATCAGGTCGCGCGCGAGACCATACTCCTACTACATCAATCTGACAAACTTACTAGACCCCGCGCCGACTAAATAGGTAAAACCAATGTCGCGCGAGAGGCCCAAGCAAAGTTAAAGCACAGATTCTACACATAGCATCCTGGATGAAAACCCTCACTCCCTGGACCTTGCGCCGGCTATGTGGATGTGCTCCAGAGGCCGCGCAAGGACAGAAGCGCGGGTCCATCCTGGACAATACGAAAGGTACGAGTGGCAGAGAAATGGGCCAATCAGCGTCCAACAGGCTGTATCCTATCGTGCTCCACGATTAGCAAACATGCAGGAGACAAGAAGGTAcgcaaggacgcctacgtggcaccaatctgAGGGCGACGACATCTGCCCCTGATCTCCACTCACCTGCTGATGTCAGTGAGATAACAAGGACGACAACCAGGACACGTGGCTCCAcccaaagtgtcacaccccaaccgatggcggaaacataggagtgagacgaaaacgagattgcaagagacttcataacactattggtgacaatatttaaataatggatttcatttcatttctaataGTCAATTACAAAGGTTAGAATCAAATACAATAACTTGAAATACAAGAATGACAATACAATGAGAATACAAAATTTtaaatgtgtatctaagcatcctattATGTTCCATGCATCATCAATATCGTCtcaaaacctgcaacatgttttaaaagcatagttcaatacaaagatgcattggcgagtatacaggttttcatacatagcaaaaaaatataagttttaaacaattccacaTGGCAAGCAATTGAtacaagataaacaataaaatcggcatgtgtttaacaaatcaaaccaatgatgaaacgcaataagctcatgtaggtccctcggaggatgaggttcaaccttaaccttgttacgctaacacactagcaagtgcggaatccaaactagTATGCAAACCGGGgttaaacaagcacaaacacaatacacacaaagttcaccgattaacaccacttgtattaatacgaatgaaaggttcggttacaagcacaatgtttacaaatcagttttgcaaactctcaaagtgtgtgtgtgtgttctggacagaatgctctcactATCTCTCGTATCTTTCTGTTTGTGTGCATCTCTCTGCAAGTGAACAcattgcatgggtatttatacccaaacacagcaAGTCTTGTCGAAGGATCAGGAtgactgatcgaaagatcatctttcgatcagactgctatcgaaggattcacagggacctcgaaggatgatctatcgaggtccatcgaagcatatctttcgaggtcatcgaaggatagaagAAATCCTTCGATGGTccaaccttcgacacagacatTGTACAACCATATACTAACTGTTttgccaagtcaaaccaggaggacggttgacttggtcaaacttacatgactaacaaggacatcgtttacatcgtgaccgaatacagacaaagtacagacacaagtgcaccaacaaactcccccttggctgtagctttgtctcgatcttgatcatctttgatcttcgtgtcttcatgactctgatgtccttttaagtcttcagtgtcggaggatcttcaaagtcttcacatcttgaaagcagaaagtgtatcaacaaactacccgtatcatgtaggaagtgtgttgacaaactcccccttaacataagctccccattgagttatgctcgtgaatgacttgatcagtaatgcttgagatccttgtggtgttgatgatggtcagcggcaactcgatcatcttcatcttttgagtgccttcacgtcatgtcttcattccgaagcttgtcatcgaccatgttctcctagcctttagaatctgcacatgcaagaaatctaaacgcgtaatgagaacaactgcttggaatagttagtataaacaaatgacacacgaatgaccatgtcacaatcaaacaccgtccgacagtttgaaagtttaataaatttgtcaattttagtctttaactttcaaaacatgcaaatttcgaccgtttatgaagatttagtcaattcggttttcgttcaggtttcaggtaacgaagactcgagttccaacatcgtacgatcgaaaataaaatagaaataaaatctttttggcttttatataaagtttatattaaaactcacctaaaatctttttggtatttttaatatttgaaatgtaaagactgaaagcagaaaataaatatatacagacattctttttgcgagtttcgagggtaagagaatcatatcagtgtacggtcatgccaaaacgctcttgttgttcagttagttaacattaaaataagcatcctataataattatcggtattgttgtccacttaagctcaacttatcagatgtaatcatggcgaggggatacgttaaggtatgatttatacttaccgaccggtgttcatccatatcacgacacattcccgtatcaaggtatgcacgagggttcatcttaccggtgagtataccgattatcatctgtttgaccgtatatgatgtgagattctcacttattttgaatgaaaacaagccctatgtgatataatcacttattgatgaggaacttgattttcatatgcatgagggcacaggagcaagtccgtgaacaggtcagtacttccgtacagcagagagacgaacttgactcccggataaatgtgatattttatcacttatttgatatggacatgtgattgtttatcacttattgaggtcgaatgcagtatgagatatgtacacgtatgtatggtatcatggaagatctagacttgcgtccccgttatttttcggtaaaagatacaaccatgatacccagatgataagcagcataaagaccgaatatctcagaacctcggcaatctatcaaacgaaatttcggtactaagaccatatgccaatgaatggttcccacctggtcttcagtcgatttaagatttatatcaccctgcacactttaaaatgattgtgagcctaccgatacatcttatatagagctgcttatcgtttttcatttaaggtttaaagaggtttggatagaccactgatgtactatcattttctcttttgctcgccaggaaactcatttttgcttttctattgtttttgtgtttttgaaatttttcgatgtttttggattttcagatttttggatttaccccccctaaaatcaataaactaagacaaatttaaaacacaaaggtatatacaaaaatgattttccgatgttggttttactcttgcttgaccttaatgccgtttaccaataataaaaagtcaaatcttgatttgtcaaatgctttggtaaaaaggtcggcacgttggtcatcggtgtggaccttaacaacatcgattagccttttctcaaagcaatcacgtatgaagtgatatttgatttcgatgtgtttggtctttgagtgctgcacaggatttctagtgatctgtaaggcagcagagttatcaacgtaaataggagtagttaggaattcaaaaccgtagtcccgcaattgttgttggatccaaagaacttgggagcaacaacttgaggcagcaatgtattcagcttcgcatgttgatgcagccacacaagtctgcttcttgcactgccatgtgactaggcgatttcctaaaaactgacatccagccgttgtggatttgccgtcgattttgcatccgccaaaatcagaatcactgaaagcgaccaattcaaagttattatccctagggtaccatagaccggtgtcagggcaacccttcaaataacgaaaaatcctttttacagctgcaagatgtgaggccttcgggttgacttgatatctggcaagcaggcacgttgggtacattatatctggtcttgatgctgtgaggtacataagagatccaatcattgcgcgatagtatgaggggctaacagcttcacccttcaagtctggagtaattccgtgatttgtcGGCAAGGGGGTACCAATGGGcattgcatcagacatctggaaccggctcaagatgtcaccaacatatttagtctgatggatgaatatcccagactcagtttgttgtacttgtaggcccaagaagaaggtcatttcccccatagcactcatctcgaatttatcctgcataatgcgctcgaaattcctacacaagacatcattagtagaaccaaaaataatatcatcaacgtatacctgtaccagaagaagatctccatcttgttctttgatgaaaagagtacagtcgataagacctcttcgaaaaccgttctccagcagatagtttgataaggttgcataccaagctcgtggtgcttgatgaagaccatagagagctttgttgagcaaccaaacccgatcgggatggataggatcttcgaaacctggaggctgttcgacatatacctcttcttcaaccacaccatgtaagaatgcactttttacgtccatctggtaaaccttgaatcctttgaatgaggcataagccagaaagatccgaatagcttccagacgtgcaacaggtgcatagacttcgttgtagtcgattccttctatctgacgaaaaccttgaacaactaaacgtgctttgttccggataacaactccgcggtcatccttttt encodes:
- the LOC110921849 gene encoding transcription factor bHLH30 codes for the protein MCSKREDQEQVVEDQEQEPQVADHYQDFQNTPTFDQQQHPSIAQQLQHQNMGINDYSYTSSSEVSPILHPQQQPWILPQAFHHHSTGYTPDLAYPDQNSYLFPPPPPPPSSLSPYGGLFNRRVPGGLQFAYEGSTSSSDHNLRLISETLGQMVQPGSMPFGLQAEMGKMTAQEIMDAKALAASKSHSEAERRRRERINNHLAKLRSLLPSTTKTDKASLLAEVIQHVKELKRQTSIIAEQSPVPTETDELTIDNTSDEDGNIVIRASLCCEDRSDLLPDLIKTLKALRLRTLKAEITTLGGRMKNVLFITGDQDSNNNDNTNYSINMIQEAFKAVMEKTNGDHESSSGSVKRQRTNNINGVDHRRT